A single window of Herpetosiphonaceae bacterium DNA harbors:
- a CDS encoding amino acid adenylation domain-containing protein, with amino-acid sequence MSTIEPTDAAADDFESIAIIGMSGRFPGARTIDEFWKHLCAGVESIASLSDAEILASGQDPQLLQSPDLIKASPVLDHIDLFDAGFFGYTPKEAALMDPQQRIFLECAWEALESAGYNPDRYPGWIGVYGGAGFNGYLLSNLVPSQSLRDPNHSLLLLTANDRDYVTTRISYKLNLKGPSVNIQTACSTSLVAVHLACQALLNYQCDMALAGGTSVRVPHKSGYLASEGGMDSRDGHVRVFDARASGTVFGSGVGLVVLKRLSEALEDGDQVYAVIRGSAINNDGALKVGFTAPSIEGQMEVLRLAQGTARVAPDTIGYVEAHGTATPLGDPIEVAALTNLFRESTQARGFCAIGSVKSNIGHASAAAGIMGLIKTVLALTHRQIPPTLHFEQPNPRIDFASSPFYVTTALIDWPAGPTPRRAGVSSFGVGGTNAHAVLEEAPAVAPSGPSRPWQLLLLSAKSESALERMSTNLAGWLASSPDVNLADVAFTLQAGRKAFNHRRMLVCRDVDDAIDALEARAPQRLLSSQHATADRPIVLMCSGLGDHYVQMGRGLYETEAVFRAAVDRCCDRLLPLLGIDLGAVLYPGAPPADTATAPSVDFRRMVRGEPSSAELLQQTALAQPALFVVEYALAQLLMSWGIQPQALIGYSLGEYVAACLAGVFSLEDALYLVAKRAQLIQRLPSGTMLAVSLPEAELRARLDSQLALAAINGDNLCVASGPTEAISALEQRLHAESIACRRVPTSHAFHSPMMEPIVGPFRELFERIRLQPPTIPYLSNVTGTWITAAEATDPDYWAAHLCQTVRFADGLAALRDLPGPILLEVGPGQTLSSLVHLQAPDADRTEWLALPSLRAVYERGSDLAFALGTLGQLWLAGLEIDWTAFSEHEQRRRIALPTYPFERQRYWIDPPTRAADSAPQEPTAKRAAIADWFYAPLWRQTIAPPGISDAGLPDPAADWLIFSDGAAISTGLVAQLRRAGQAVRVIQIGQAFAQVDAATFTINPYLQDDYTRLIETLSVGDRRPAHVIHLWGLTSGGEQEGDLDFERAQFAGLYSLIFLAQALHAASAAARVDLRVITSGLFQIAYSDRCAPANATVLGACRVIPQEYPHLACAVVDLLPAAPPPSALLLAECCLPTPPPVVAYRAAQRWYLDYEPQPIPAPPDAGLGLRSGGVYLVTHALDDLGHAVATAVAQQGAGTLVLPYPPTTSPERLATAVAALEPSGGAILPVAVDLTDAQQIETLRAMILKQCGALHGVIYVPDRHALATLRWLSQTTPASAHPLLSHLRQEVTTLHAALRDLPLDVWQVHSSLATVLGGPGLATYAAAQSWLTAYAQQQRQAGADWRCVRWDIWQTEEREGVDAVAALGIRRAEGIAASVRTWHTSIGDLLVATADLSARLRQWTSPAQIAASTTATAGRHARPDLPTAYVAPGDEIEARVAAIWQDVLGIERVGVHDPFFQLGGHSLLGTQLVARLCAAFQVDLPLRALLEGPTIAEVARAIEAIRSAEAASLAEPAILERRGAVIAPPSGQTIPRSPRAGTIPLSFAQQRMWLLDQLMPDQLAYIIPTVMRLAGALDVDALAWSLAQVVRRHEVLRTTFALDPDTGQPTQVIAPDLGLDLPLRDLRATPDRAPDVARSLIRQPFDLGRGPLLRATLLRLAEAEHWLVLTLHHSVADGWSLEVLVREVATLYALRCRGLSEAAGAGLGPLGTPLPIQYADYAVWQRAWLHGEVGAQQLDYWRRQLAGVPPIELPIDRPRPAVASAHGALHPFHLPATLRADLNHLSQREGATLFMTLLAAWQMLLARYTGQTDIAVGTPIAGRVRPELEGLIGLFVNTLVLRTDLAGAPTFVDLVARVRAVCLDAYTHQDLPFDVVVEHLHPTRDLSRHPLFQVLFVLQNLPTTTIALPDLTVEPVRVETGTAKFDLAMLLSETADGLRGEVEYATDLFDAGTIERLVGHYQLLLTQIVADPTQPIMAVPLLDDAERRQLLVDWNRTACPGIAHLRVHQLVEAQAARTPDALAVTDGQRTLTYAAFDRRANQLAHVLRAYGVGPDVCVALALDRSVELAVAVLAVLKAGGAYLPLDPAYPGDRLRFMIADSATPVLVTQTTLVDRLPATAARIMTMDTLTALDHAPTMPPTVEILDEHLAYVLYTSGSTGMPKAVAMPHRALVNLLAWQRRSTTVAPAATTLQFAALSFDVSFQEMFATWASGGTLRLIAEDERRDLAALLALLATGRVQRVFLPFIALQHLAEVAVQQQALLSGVQEIVTAGEQLQITPAIAQVCRQISAVSLHNQYGPTETHVVTAHVLDGDPATWPALPPIGRPIANTTIYVLDTRGAPVPIGVAGDVYIGGVPLARGYLHQPSATAERFVPDPFSGTAGARLYRTGDRARYLPDGTIDYLGRIDQQVKVRGFRVELGEVETALRRHPAVLDTAVTVREDTPGDRRLCAYVVPRPGQSPEAPDLRLFLQQILPDYMIPRVVMLMEALPLTPSGKVDRRALPPPDAASAMSDASQVAPRDDWEWRLAQLWADLLHLPAVSVHDDFFALGGHSLLAVQVMTGIRQHFGCSLPLATLVQSPTIAQLAAHLRQNAPEPVWSPLVPLQPRGSRRPFFCIHPGGGTVFCYADLARALGPDQPCYGLQAQGLEAGQTPHRSIPDLAAAYITAIRLVQPHGPYLLGGWSLGGVIAFEIASQFQHQGEAIGLLVLIDSAVPLPDQAPPDDALLMVGFAHDLGGLLGTPLTIDPDDLAMLTPNERLSYILEQARQQQVLPPDSNLEQLRRLADVFTSNLAAMRSYQPTPTSVPIAMLEAGRAARPGEANTLADRWRPLGNLVEHHVVPGTHDTLLRPPQVQAVAEWLRRQLDVAQAEV; translated from the coding sequence ATGAGCACGATCGAACCCACCGACGCAGCAGCCGACGATTTTGAAAGTATTGCGATCATCGGCATGAGTGGCCGCTTTCCGGGCGCGCGCACCATCGACGAGTTCTGGAAGCACCTGTGCGCGGGCGTCGAGTCGATCGCCTCCTTGAGCGACGCGGAGATCCTGGCGTCGGGCCAGGACCCGCAGCTCCTCCAGTCGCCCGACCTGATCAAGGCAAGTCCGGTGCTGGATCATATCGATCTCTTTGACGCGGGCTTCTTCGGCTATACGCCCAAGGAGGCCGCGCTGATGGACCCGCAGCAGCGGATCTTTCTGGAGTGTGCCTGGGAAGCGTTGGAGTCGGCGGGCTATAATCCGGATCGGTATCCCGGCTGGATCGGCGTGTATGGCGGCGCGGGATTCAACGGCTATCTGCTGTCGAACCTGGTGCCGAGCCAATCGCTGCGCGATCCCAATCATTCGCTGCTGCTCCTGACGGCCAACGATCGCGACTATGTAACCACGCGGATCTCGTATAAGCTCAACCTGAAAGGTCCGAGCGTCAACATCCAGACGGCGTGCTCGACGTCGCTGGTGGCGGTGCATCTGGCCTGCCAGGCGCTGCTCAACTACCAGTGTGACATGGCGCTGGCGGGCGGTACGTCGGTGCGCGTGCCGCACAAAAGCGGCTATCTTGCCAGCGAAGGCGGCATGGACTCCCGCGACGGGCATGTGCGCGTCTTCGATGCCCGCGCCAGCGGAACCGTCTTCGGCAGCGGCGTTGGTCTGGTGGTGCTGAAGCGGCTCTCCGAGGCGCTGGAGGATGGCGATCAGGTCTATGCCGTGATCCGAGGCTCGGCGATCAACAACGATGGCGCGCTCAAGGTCGGCTTCACCGCTCCCAGCATCGAAGGCCAGATGGAGGTGCTGCGGCTGGCCCAGGGCACGGCGCGGGTCGCGCCCGACACGATCGGCTACGTCGAGGCGCACGGCACGGCCACGCCGCTGGGCGATCCGATCGAGGTCGCGGCGCTGACCAACCTGTTTCGGGAGAGCACCCAGGCGCGGGGCTTTTGTGCGATCGGCTCGGTCAAAAGCAACATCGGTCATGCCTCGGCGGCGGCGGGGATCATGGGCCTGATCAAGACCGTGCTGGCGCTGACGCATCGGCAGATCCCGCCGACGCTCCATTTCGAGCAGCCCAATCCCCGGATCGATTTTGCCAGCAGCCCGTTCTATGTCACGACCGCGCTGATCGACTGGCCCGCCGGTCCGACACCGCGCCGCGCCGGGGTTAGCTCGTTCGGTGTCGGCGGCACGAATGCCCATGCGGTCCTTGAGGAAGCGCCAGCCGTCGCGCCGTCGGGGCCGTCGCGGCCCTGGCAATTGCTACTTCTCTCGGCGAAGTCGGAGTCCGCGCTGGAGCGGATGTCGACCAATCTTGCCGGCTGGCTCGCGAGCAGCCCGGACGTGAATCTGGCGGATGTGGCGTTTACGCTCCAGGCCGGGCGGAAAGCCTTCAATCACCGGCGCATGCTGGTCTGCCGCGACGTGGACGATGCGATCGACGCGCTGGAGGCCCGCGCGCCGCAGCGATTGCTGAGCAGCCAGCACGCCACCGCCGACCGACCGATCGTGTTGATGTGCTCCGGCCTGGGCGATCACTATGTGCAGATGGGCCGTGGCCTCTACGAGACGGAGGCGGTCTTCCGCGCGGCGGTCGATCGCTGCTGCGATCGGCTGCTGCCGCTGCTCGGCATTGATCTCGGCGCGGTCCTCTATCCCGGCGCGCCGCCCGCCGACACGGCCACAGCGCCGAGCGTGGATTTTCGCCGGATGGTCCGAGGCGAGCCATCATCTGCGGAGCTACTTCAGCAGACCGCGCTGGCGCAGCCCGCGTTGTTTGTGGTCGAGTACGCGCTCGCGCAACTGCTCATGAGCTGGGGCATCCAGCCGCAGGCGCTGATCGGCTATAGCCTGGGCGAGTACGTCGCGGCCTGTCTGGCGGGCGTGTTCTCGCTGGAAGACGCGCTGTATCTGGTGGCGAAGCGCGCGCAACTGATTCAACGCCTGCCGTCGGGCACGATGCTGGCCGTGTCGCTGCCGGAGGCGGAGCTGCGCGCGCGGCTGGACTCACAGCTTGCCCTGGCGGCGATCAACGGCGATAACCTGTGTGTCGCCTCCGGCCCCACCGAGGCGATCAGCGCGCTGGAGCAGCGCCTCCACGCGGAGTCGATCGCCTGTCGGCGGGTGCCCACGAGCCATGCGTTTCATTCGCCGATGATGGAGCCGATCGTCGGCCCGTTCCGCGAGCTCTTCGAGCGCATCAGGTTGCAGCCGCCGACGATCCCCTATCTGTCCAATGTGACCGGCACCTGGATCACCGCCGCCGAGGCGACGGACCCGGACTATTGGGCGGCGCATCTCTGCCAGACCGTCCGCTTTGCGGATGGCCTCGCGGCGCTGCGCGATCTGCCGGGGCCGATCCTGCTGGAGGTCGGGCCGGGCCAGACGCTCAGCAGCCTGGTCCACCTGCAAGCGCCGGACGCGGATCGCACTGAGTGGCTGGCGCTGCCGTCGCTGCGCGCGGTGTACGAGCGCGGGTCGGATCTGGCGTTTGCGCTGGGCACGCTTGGGCAGCTCTGGCTGGCTGGCCTGGAGATCGACTGGACCGCGTTCTCAGAACACGAGCAGCGGCGCAGGATTGCGCTGCCGACCTATCCCTTCGAGCGCCAGCGCTACTGGATCGATCCGCCGACGCGCGCTGCGGACAGCGCTCCGCAGGAGCCTACGGCGAAGCGCGCCGCGATCGCCGACTGGTTCTACGCGCCACTCTGGCGGCAGACGATCGCGCCACCGGGCATCTCCGACGCCGGGCTGCCCGATCCCGCAGCCGACTGGCTGATCTTCAGCGACGGCGCGGCGATCAGCACGGGTCTTGTCGCGCAGCTTCGGCGCGCCGGTCAGGCCGTGCGCGTCATCCAGATCGGCCAGGCGTTCGCGCAGGTCGATGCCGCGACCTTTACGATCAATCCGTATCTTCAGGACGACTACACCCGGCTGATCGAGACGCTCAGCGTGGGCGATCGTCGTCCGGCACACGTGATCCATCTGTGGGGCCTCACCTCCGGCGGCGAGCAGGAAGGGGATCTGGACTTCGAGCGCGCGCAGTTTGCCGGGCTGTATAGCCTGATCTTCCTGGCGCAGGCGCTCCACGCGGCGAGCGCGGCGGCGCGCGTCGATCTTCGCGTGATCACGAGCGGCCTCTTCCAGATTGCGTATAGCGATCGGTGCGCTCCCGCGAACGCGACGGTGCTGGGCGCGTGCCGGGTGATCCCCCAGGAGTATCCGCACCTGGCCTGCGCGGTGGTCGATCTGCTGCCTGCGGCGCCGCCGCCGTCCGCGCTGCTGCTTGCCGAGTGCTGCCTCCCAACGCCGCCGCCGGTCGTGGCCTACCGCGCGGCGCAGCGCTGGTACCTCGACTACGAGCCGCAGCCGATCCCCGCGCCTCCCGATGCCGGCCTCGGCCTGCGCTCCGGGGGCGTCTACCTCGTCACGCATGCCCTCGACGATCTCGGTCACGCCGTCGCGACCGCCGTCGCGCAGCAGGGCGCTGGCACGCTCGTGCTGCCGTATCCGCCGACCACGTCTCCGGAGCGGCTGGCGACCGCCGTGGCCGCGCTGGAGCCGAGCGGCGGGGCGATCCTGCCGGTCGCGGTGGATCTGACCGACGCCCAGCAGATCGAAACACTGCGCGCGATGATCCTGAAACAGTGCGGCGCGCTGCACGGCGTGATCTACGTGCCCGACCGCCACGCGCTGGCGACGCTCCGCTGGCTGTCGCAGACCACACCGGCCAGCGCTCATCCCCTGCTCAGCCATCTCCGGCAGGAAGTGACGACGCTGCATGCCGCGCTCCGCGATCTGCCGCTGGACGTCTGGCAGGTCCACTCGTCGCTGGCGACCGTGCTGGGCGGGCCGGGCCTGGCAACGTACGCCGCCGCGCAGAGCTGGCTGACGGCCTACGCGCAGCAGCAGCGGCAGGCAGGCGCGGATTGGCGCTGTGTGCGCTGGGACATCTGGCAGACGGAGGAGCGCGAGGGCGTCGACGCCGTGGCCGCGCTCGGTATCCGGCGCGCGGAGGGGATCGCGGCGAGCGTGCGGACGTGGCACACGTCGATCGGGGATCTGCTGGTCGCAACCGCCGATCTGTCCGCGCGGCTGCGCCAGTGGACCAGCCCGGCGCAGATCGCCGCGTCGACGACGGCCACGGCAGGGCGGCATGCGCGCCCGGATCTGCCGACCGCCTATGTCGCGCCCGGCGACGAGATCGAGGCGCGGGTGGCCGCGATCTGGCAGGATGTGCTGGGCATCGAGCGCGTGGGCGTCCACGATCCGTTCTTTCAGCTCGGCGGACACTCCCTGCTCGGCACGCAGCTGGTCGCGCGGCTCTGTGCGGCATTCCAGGTTGATCTGCCGCTGCGCGCGCTGCTGGAAGGACCGACCATTGCCGAGGTCGCGCGGGCGATCGAGGCGATCCGCAGCGCCGAGGCCGCATCGCTCGCCGAACCAGCGATTCTCGAACGGCGCGGCGCGGTGATCGCGCCGCCGTCCGGCCAGACGATCCCGCGCAGCCCAAGAGCAGGCACGATTCCGCTCTCGTTTGCGCAGCAGCGGATGTGGCTGCTGGATCAGCTCATGCCCGATCAGCTCGCCTATATCATTCCGACGGTGATGCGGCTGGCGGGAGCGCTCGACGTCGACGCGCTGGCCTGGAGCCTGGCGCAGGTTGTGCGGCGGCATGAGGTCCTGCGCACTACCTTTGCGCTCGATCCCGACACCGGGCAGCCGACTCAGGTGATCGCGCCCGATCTCGGCCTGGATCTGCCCCTGCGGGATCTGCGCGCCACCCCGGACCGCGCGCCGGACGTGGCCCGATCGCTCATCCGGCAGCCGTTCGATCTCGGTCGTGGCCCGCTCCTGCGCGCGACGCTGCTGCGCCTCGCCGAGGCCGAGCACTGGCTGGTGCTGACGCTGCATCACAGCGTCGCCGATGGCTGGTCCCTGGAGGTGCTGGTCCGAGAGGTCGCGACGCTGTATGCGCTCCGCTGTCGCGGACTCTCGGAGGCCGCCGGGGCGGGGCTGGGTCCATTGGGCACCCCGCTGCCGATCCAGTACGCCGATTACGCCGTCTGGCAGCGCGCGTGGCTGCACGGCGAGGTGGGAGCGCAGCAGTTGGACTACTGGCGGCGGCAGCTGGCCGGCGTGCCGCCGATCGAGCTGCCGATCGATCGCCCGCGTCCCGCAGTCGCAAGCGCGCATGGCGCGCTCCATCCCTTTCACCTCCCCGCCACGCTGCGCGCCGATCTCAATCACCTCAGCCAGCGCGAAGGCGCGACGCTGTTCATGACGCTGCTGGCCGCCTGGCAGATGCTGCTGGCGCGCTACACCGGACAGACCGACATCGCGGTCGGCACGCCGATTGCGGGCCGGGTGCGACCGGAGCTCGAAGGGCTGATCGGCCTGTTCGTCAACACCCTCGTGCTGCGCACCGATCTGGCGGGAGCGCCGACGTTTGTCGATCTGGTCGCGCGGGTGCGCGCGGTCTGCCTGGACGCCTATACGCATCAAGATCTGCCCTTCGATGTCGTGGTCGAGCACCTCCACCCCACGCGCGACCTGAGCCGCCACCCGCTCTTTCAGGTGCTGTTCGTCCTGCAAAACCTGCCGACGACGACGATCGCGCTGCCCGATCTCACCGTCGAGCCGGTGCGCGTGGAAACCGGCACGGCTAAGTTCGACCTGGCGATGCTGCTCAGCGAAACCGCCGATGGCCTCCGGGGAGAGGTTGAGTATGCCACCGATCTCTTTGATGCAGGCACGATCGAGCGGCTCGTGGGACACTACCAGCTGTTGCTGACGCAGATCGTCGCCGACCCCACGCAGCCGATCATGGCCGTGCCGCTGCTCGACGATGCCGAGCGTCGGCAACTGCTGGTCGATTGGAACCGAACGGCATGCCCGGGAATCGCTCATCTCCGGGTCCATCAACTGGTCGAGGCACAAGCGGCGCGCACGCCGGATGCCCTGGCGGTGACGGATGGGCAGCGCACGCTGACCTATGCCGCCTTCGATCGCCGCGCGAACCAGCTTGCCCATGTGCTGCGGGCGTATGGCGTCGGCCCGGATGTGTGTGTCGCGCTGGCCCTCGATCGATCCGTAGAGCTTGCCGTTGCGGTGCTGGCGGTGCTCAAGGCGGGCGGCGCGTACCTGCCGCTCGATCCGGCCTATCCCGGCGATCGGCTGCGCTTTATGATCGCGGACTCGGCGACGCCGGTGCTGGTGACGCAGACCACGCTTGTCGATCGGCTCCCGGCGACGGCAGCGCGGATCATGACGATGGATACGCTGACCGCGCTGGATCACGCCCCGACGATGCCGCCCACGGTTGAGATCCTGGACGAGCATCTCGCGTATGTCCTGTACACGTCAGGATCGACGGGGATGCCGAAAGCGGTCGCCATGCCGCACCGCGCGCTGGTCAACCTGCTGGCCTGGCAGCGGCGGAGCACAACGGTCGCACCAGCGGCGACGACGCTCCAGTTTGCGGCGCTGAGCTTCGATGTCTCCTTCCAAGAGATGTTTGCAACGTGGGCCAGCGGCGGCACCCTGCGGCTGATCGCGGAGGACGAGCGGCGCGATCTGGCGGCGCTGCTGGCCCTGCTGGCGACAGGAAGGGTCCAGCGCGTCTTCCTGCCGTTCATTGCGCTGCAACACCTCGCGGAGGTCGCCGTGCAGCAGCAGGCGCTGCTGTCGGGAGTGCAGGAGATCGTGACGGCGGGCGAGCAGCTCCAGATCACGCCGGCGATTGCCCAGGTGTGTCGCCAGATCTCCGCTGTGTCGCTGCACAACCAGTATGGGCCGACGGAGACGCATGTGGTGACGGCACATGTGCTGGACGGCGATCCCGCGACCTGGCCCGCCCTCCCGCCGATCGGCAGGCCGATCGCCAATACCACCATCTATGTGCTGGATACGCGGGGTGCGCCCGTGCCGATCGGCGTGGCCGGTGATGTGTATATCGGCGGGGTGCCGCTCGCGCGTGGCTATCTCCACCAGCCGAGCGCCACAGCGGAGCGGTTCGTGCCCGATCCCTTCAGCGGCACCGCCGGGGCGCGCCTGTACCGTACCGGCGATCGGGCGCGCTACCTGCCCGATGGCACGATCGACTACCTTGGACGCATCGACCAGCAGGTCAAAGTGCGCGGCTTCCGCGTCGAGCTCGGCGAGGTCGAGACGGCGCTGCGCCGACATCCCGCCGTCCTGGATACGGCGGTCACGGTCCGCGAGGATACCCCTGGCGATAGGCGGCTGTGTGCCTATGTCGTGCCGCGTCCGGGCCAATCGCCGGAGGCGCCCGATCTGCGTCTGTTTCTCCAGCAGATACTCCCGGACTATATGATCCCGCGTGTGGTCATGCTGATGGAGGCCCTGCCCCTGACGCCAAGCGGCAAAGTCGATCGCCGGGCCTTGCCGCCTCCCGACGCTGCCTCGGCCATGAGCGATGCATCGCAGGTTGCCCCGCGCGACGACTGGGAATGGCGGCTCGCGCAGCTCTGGGCCGATCTGCTCCATCTTCCGGCGGTGAGCGTCCACGATGACTTTTTCGCGCTGGGCGGTCATTCGCTGCTGGCGGTGCAGGTAATGACGGGGATCCGACAGCACTTTGGCTGCTCCTTGCCGCTGGCGACCCTGGTGCAATCCCCAACGATTGCCCAGCTCGCGGCTCACCTGCGGCAGAACGCGCCGGAGCCGGTATGGTCGCCGCTGGTACCGCTCCAGCCGCGCGGCAGCCGACGACCGTTTTTCTGTATTCATCCCGGCGGTGGCACTGTCTTCTGCTATGCCGATCTGGCGCGGGCGCTCGGTCCAGACCAGCCGTGTTATGGCTTGCAGGCACAGGGTCTTGAGGCCGGTCAAACCCCACATCGCTCGATCCCGGATCTGGCGGCAGCCTATATCACCGCCATCCGTCTGGTGCAGCCACACGGACCGTATCTGCTCGGTGGCTGGTCGCTTGGAGGCGTGATCGCGTTCGAGATAGCCAGCCAGTTCCAGCACCAGGGAGAAGCGATTGGCCTCCTGGTGTTGATCGACAGCGCCGTGCCGCTCCCTGACCAGGCTCCTCCTGACGACGCGCTGCTGATGGTCGGCTTTGCCCACGATCTCGGCGGTCTGCTCGGCACGCCATTGACGATCGATCCTGACGACCTGGCAATGCTCACGCCGAACGAGCGTTTGTCGTATATCCTGGAGCAGGCGCGCCAGCAGCAGGTGCTGCCTCCCGATAGCAATCTCGAGCAGCTGCGACGACTGGCCGATGTCTTCACTTCAAACCTGGCTGCCATGCGATCCTACCAGCCAACGCCTACGTCCGTGCCGATCGCGATGCTGGAGGCGGGTCGCGCGGCGCGTCCAGGTGAGGCGAACACCCTGGCAGATCGCTGGCGTCCATTGGGGAACCTCGTCGAGCATCACGTTGTGCCGGGAACACACGATACCCTGTTGCGTCCACCTCAGGTCCAGGCGGTTGCCGAGTGGCTCCGGCGTCAGCTTGACGTTGCGCAAGCGGAAGTCTAG